The genomic DNA AAACGGTCTGCAACAAAGGGATTTTCGGGTTTTGCCTTTGCCAGAGGAGAAACCTCTTTGGGAAAATCGCAAACAAAGGTTGGCTGAATTAGCGTTTCTTCAATAAATTCTTCAAAAAGCAGAGCAATCAGTTTCCCTTTTTCTGAGCCGGCAGGAATCTCTAATCCCTTGTCTTTACAGACAGAGGCAAGCTCCTCTAAGCTGATGCTCATAACATCCTGCCCCAGATATTCACTAACCAGATCGGGTAACGATGCTCTTTTCCATTTTCCGCTTAAGCAAACCTGGTGCTGATGATAAATGAAAGTATCCTTGCCGATTACATCCATTGCCAAATGCTTAATCAGCTCTTCAGCGATATCCATCATACCCTGCAAATCGGAATATGCTTCGTAAAACTCAATCATCGTAAATTCCGGATTATGAGTTCTATCCATCCCTTCATTGCGAAAATCCTTGCCCAGCTCGTAAACACGCTCAAATCCACCTACAATTAAGCGTTTTAAATAAAGCTCCGTAGCAATTCTTAAATATAAATCCATATCCAGAGTATTATGATGAGTAATAAAAGGTCGGGCATTAGCACCTCCGTAAAGTGGTTGCAAAATAGGGGTTTCCACTTCAATATAACCGTGACTATCCATAAAATTGCGAATAGCGGTTATAATTTTGGCGCGCAGAGCAAAGACCTTTCTATGTTCAGGATTGAGCAAAAGATCAAGATAGCGTTTACGATAGCGCAATTCAATATCGGAAAATTCATCGTAACGAATAGTTTTGCCGTCAACAATCTTTTCTTTAACTGCCGGCAGAGGTCTGATATTTTTGGAAAGAAGCGTTATTTGACT from Candidatus Cloacimonas sp. includes the following:
- the lysS gene encoding lysine--tRNA ligase, producing the protein MLSKSNQFIQLRKEKLAKIKALGIDPYPVKSLRTNYISSLLADKEECLQKNEEVTITGRLTAMRRQGKIGFGDLEDSSGKIQLYVAQNTIGEENYELFKLCDAGDFIQATGKPFFTQTGEYSLKCSQITLLSKNIRPLPAVKEKIVDGKTIRYDEFSDIELRYRKRYLDLLLNPEHRKVFALRAKIITAIRNFMDSHGYIEVETPILQPLYGGANARPFITHHNTLDMDLYLRIATELYLKRLIVGGFERVYELGKDFRNEGMDRTHNPEFTMIEFYEAYSDLQGMMDIAEELIKHLAMDVIGKDTFIYHQHQVCLSGKWKRASLPDLVSEYLGQDVMSISLEELASVCKDKGLEIPAGSEKGKLIALLFEEFIEETLIQPTFVCDFPKEVSPLAKAKPENPFVADRFELYIAGGEFANAFSELNDPLEQRARLEEQAKLRALGIDDANVVDEDFLEALEYGMPPMGGQGIGIDRLVMLLTENDSIKEVILFPQMKTT